The [Clostridium] celerecrescens 18A genomic sequence CAACAGTAAAATAACTCCACGGACCATAAACAGTTTCATAAGTTCTCTCCTCAATGAGCCTGTGTTCTTTTCGGAATTCCTCCAGCTTATCTCTGGTAGTAAAATAATATTCCACCCCATCTTTTTCACCATCCCGAATCGGTCTGGTGGTATATAAAACAACTTTCTTTAATTGGGGAAGCTTCTTTAAAAGCCTTTTATAAACTGTATCTTTTCCGGAAGCACTTTTTCCCATTACATAGAATATTTTGCCCATATTATCTGCTCCATTTTTTATCCTATCTTTTATTTATCTTTTATTTATCTCTTTATTTAATTTCTTATTTCATTTTTTTATCTTATTTTATTTATCTTACATTTATTCCAGCTTCATCGACCACAAAAAGCTCTCTGGATTCCTCATCTTCCATCCCCTGCACCGCAAGGCCAAGCTCTTTATACTTCATAATCAGATCAATAGATTCCTTTTTTAAAACCTCTCCTGGTACAACGATGGGTATACCCGGGGGATACACATAAACAAATTCTGCTGATATCAAATCCTCTCCATCAGGAATTGCAATCCTGCGCCTTGGTTCATCCATAGCCTGAGCAATGGTCATCCGACTTTCCGGTACTCTCTCCAGCCCCTGATATAAGCGATTCTCATCTTCACAGCCGTTCTCCTCAGAAAGTCCGGAATCGATTTGAACCAGAGCTTTGTACAGCCGTTCAAGACCTTCCTGCGCATCAGCCAGAGTCGTAATGGCAGTCACATAGTCTGAACCGCACATCTCCATTTCCAGATGAAATTCCTTTCTCAGTCTGTCATCCAGCCAAGATCCCGATTTTCCTGTACCTCTTGTGGATACAATGATCTTTGAAAGGTCCATGTCATAGATTCCATTCAGCCCCTTCTCCTGAACCGTAAGAAGCCTTAAGTGTTTCATACCAGACAAAGTATTTCGGACTTCTCCTATTTTACCGGAAAAGAGCTTCATCTGCTCCTGCCCTTCGGCGGCCATATACCGTATACAACCCTCAATCCCTGCCATCAGCACGTAGGAGGGGCTGCTGGTCTGATACATATGCACATAGCGATCCAATCTCCCCATATCTACATACCCCTCCTTTACGTGCATAACAGCTGTCTGAGTAAAGGATGGAAGAGTCTTATGAAGGCTTTGAATCACCACATCCGCTCCAAGTTCTAAAGCTGAAACCGGAAATCCTCCATCTCTTCCAAAGGAAAAGTGTGCTCCATGGGCCTCATCCACAATGAGAGGCAGGCGGAATTTATGAACTACATCCGCTATGGCCTTAATATCAGATACAATCCCATCATAAGTTGGGGAGACAATAAACACCGCTTGAATCTTCCCATGACTCATCAACATTTCTTCAATTTTTTCCGGAATTAATCCACCTTGAATACCGAATTCAGGTATTATTTGTGGATAAATATATTCCACACTTAACTGATTGAGGAAAACTCCATAAAACGCTGACTTATGGCAGTTTCTGCTCATAAGAATAGTTCCACCCCTTGATACGGAACCACTAATAGCACTAAGTATCCCGCTGCTGCTTCCATTAACAAGATAATACGTTCTGTTACTACCGTAAACCCTGGAAGCCCATTCCATAGATTCCTTTAAAATTCCTTCCGGATGGTGCAGATTATCAAAACCATGGATCTCCGTTATATCTATGGAAAAAGGATTTGGAAAATCAGCTGCAAATAATCCATGATACTGCCTTTTATGTCCCGGCATATGAAAAGGATAAAAATCTGATTCTCCATATTCCATTAACTTCTTTAATAAATTCGGTGTATCATTCATAGTATGAACCGCCTTTCGTCTGCATAAACCACTGGGCTCATTCCCTGTTTTTTACATTTTTCTTCATAATTCAACTCTTTTAGTATAGCATCCTTATCCTCTCTTTACAATTTTTTCTCACAGCGCTATAATATAATTTTGGAAATGAAAAAGGAGATGGTTATATCATGAGATTAATCGAATTTAAGATGGAGCGTCCCGGTCTGGTTAAAGCCGGAGATGAAGTTCAGATCATAGAAAGGGAGGGAACCAGCAGCTATAGCTATATCATAGACCCTGCAGTGGCCATGTCCGGCTGTTACGTGGGACGAGACCGGATCAAATCTGATCACGGCATTGTAAAAGAAATAAAACACAATGACCGGGGATATTATGTGATTGTGGAATTTGATGAATAATCATAGCAAATAAAAAGCCCTGAAACATTTCTGTTTCAAGGCTTGTCATGAGACACCGGGGACTCGAACCCCGGACAACTTGATTAAAAGTCAAGTGCTCTACCACCTGAGCTAGTATCCCATATGCCCAAAGCCGGAATCGAACCAGCGACACGAGGATTTTCAGTCCTCTGCTCTACCAACTGAGCTATCTGGGCCTATGTACTTTCATTCGTACACGTTTTTGAAAAATTAGTCAAAAAAAATTGCGGGGGCAGGATTTGAACCTGCGACCTTCGGGTTATGAGCCCGACGAGCTTCCAGACTGCTCCACCCCGCGTTATTCAATTATAGTATATGCAGTGATTAAGATTTTAATCACTAAATGGATGGAGATGGATTCGAACCATCGAAGCGTGTCGCAACAGATTTACAGTCTGCCCCCTTTGGCCACTCGGGAACCCATCCATATTTTATTAAAGTGATGCAAGCCGATGATCGGACTCGAACCGATAACCTGCTGATTACAAATCAGCTGCTCTGCCAATTGAGCCACATCGGCACAAATCTTCTCATGCGTGTTGCTATGCATACTGAATGGGACCTATAGGGCTCGAACCTATGACCCTCTGCTTGTAAGGCAGATGCTCTCCCAGCTGAGCTAAGATCCCATATACAAAATTCAGTTATCAAACGACCCGGATGGGATTCGAACCCACGACCTCCGCCGTGACAGGGCGGCGCTCTAACCAGCTGAGCCACCAGGCCAAACCTTTTTGAAGGCTGTTGCATATACCCTCAAAACCACACATTGCTACATATCTATCTTCATCCGTTCTTTCCTCTTACCTAAACCAACCTGGTTAAGCCCTCGACCTATTAGTGACAGTCAGCTACACATGTTGCCATGCTTCCACCTCTGCCCTATCTACCTCGTCGTCTTCAAGGGGTCTTACTCTTGCGATGGGATATCTCATCTTGAGGGGGGCTTCACGCTTAGATGCCTTCAGCGTTTATCCCTTCCCGACTTGGCTACTCTGCCATGGCCTTGATAGCCAACAGATACACCAGAGGTCAGTCCATCCCGGTCCTCTCGTACTAAGGACAGCTCCTCTCAAATATCCTACGCCCACGCCGGATAGGGACCGAACTGTCTCACGACGTTCTGAACCCAGCTCGCGTACCGCTTTAATGGGCGAACAGCCCAACCCTTGGGACCTACTACAGCCCCAGGATGCGATGAGCCGACATCGAGGTGCCAAACCACTCCGTCGATGTGAACTCTTGGGAGTGATAAGCCTGTTATCCCCAGGGTAGCTTTTATCCGTTGAGCGATGGCAATCCCACTTTATACCACCGGATCACTAAGTCCTAGTTTCCTACCTGCTCCACCCGTCGGTGTCGCAGTCAAGCTCCCTTATGCCTTTGCACTCTTCGAATGGTTTCCGTCCATTCTGAGGGAACCTTTGAGCGCCTCCGATACCCTTTCGGAGGCGACCGCCCCAGTCAAACTCCCCGCCTGACATTGTCCCCCAGCCAGGTCATGGCTGCAGGTTAGAAATCCAATACCGCAAGGGTGGTATCCCAACATCGGCTCTGATAAGACTGGCGTCCTATCTTCACTGCCTCCCACCTATCCTGTACATGCAGTACCGAATCCCAGTATCAAGCTGGAGTAAAGCTCCATGGGGTCTTTCCGTCCTGGCGCAGGTAACCAGCATCTTCACTGGTACTTCAATTTCACCGGGTGCATTGTTGAGACAGCGCTCAAATCATTACGCCTTTCGTGCGGGTCGGAACTTACCCGACAAGGAATTTCGCTACCTTAGGACCGTTATAGTTACGGCCGCCGTTTACTGGGGCTTAAATTCAGAGCTTCGCGTTGCCGCTAACCCCTCCTCGTAACCTTCCAGCACCGGGCAGGCGTCAGCCCATATACCTCACCTTTCGGTTTTGCATAGACCTGTGTTTTTGCTAAACAGTTGCTTGAGCCTATTCTCTGCGGCCTGGTTTCCCAGGCACCCCTTATCCCGAAGTTACGGGGTCATTTTGCCGAGTTCCTTAACAATGCTTCTCCCGCCGGCCTTAGGATTCTCTCCTCATCCACCTGTGTCGGTTTACGGTACGGGCACATATCACACAATAGCGGCTTTTCTTGACAGCCCCTACGAAGACTTCCCTACTTGTGTTCGGTACGCGTCACACCTTCCTGTTGCTGGGTGGATTTGCCATTCCAGCCAGTCCAGTGCTTGCCCCGGTCTTTTCATTCCCGGGTTCTTCTTCGGTTCTGTGTCCCCACAGTTCTGATGATATGCGGTACAGGAATTTCAACCTGTTGTCCATCGACTACGTCTTTCGACCTCGCCTTAGGCCCCGACTTACCCAGAGCAGATCAGCTTTACTCTGGAAACCTTAGATATTCGGCCTGGAGGATTCTCACCTCCATCTCGCTACTCATTCCGGCATTCTCTCTTCTTAACACTCCACATCTCCTTACGGTAATGCTTCTGTGCGTTAAGAATGCTCCTCTACCAATGTATCTTACGATACATTCCACAGCTTCGGTGTCGTGTTTTAGCCCCGGACATTTTCGGCGCAGGACCTCTCGACTAGTGAGCTATTACGCACTCTTTGAATGTGTGGCTGCTTCTAAGCCAACATCCTAGTTGTCTGTGAAATCCCACATCCTTTTCCACTTAACACGCACTTTGGGACCTTAGCTGGTGGTCTGGGCTCTTTCCCTTTTGACTACCCAACTTATCTCGTGCAGTCTGACTCCCGTACATCATCTGGCCGGCATTCGGAGTTTGATATTCTTTGGTAAGCTTTGACGCCCCCTAGGAAATTCAGTGCTCTACCTCCGGCAGACTAATACGAGGCTAGCCCTAAAGCTATTTCGAGGAGAACCAGCTATCTCCGGGTTCGATTGGAATTTCTCCCCTACCCACACCTCATCGCCACCCTTTTCAACGGATGTGCGTTCGGTCCTCCATTTCCTTTTACGGAAACTTCAACCTGGACATGGGTAGATCACCCGGTTTCGGGTCTACCTTTACTGACTTAACGCCCTATTAAGACTTGGTTTCCCTTCGGCTCCGCACCTTAAGTGCTTAACCTTGCCAGTAACGGTAACTCGCCGGACCGTTCTACAAAAAGTACGCGGTTCCACCTTTAACGTGGTTCCACAGCTTGTAAACACAGGGTTTCAGGTTCTCTTTCACTCCCCTCCCGGGGTCCTTTTCACCTTTCCTTCACAGTACTATGCGCTATCGGTCACTAAGTAGTATTTAGCCTTGGGGGGTGGTCCCCCCGAATTCCCACAAGGTTTCTCGTGTCTCGTGGTACTTTGGATCCTGCTCGCTGACTATTGCTTTCCCATACAAGGCTTTCACTTTCTATGGCCGGTCTTTCCAGGACCGTTCTGGTAACAAATCGTCTCACTTATTGCAGTCCATAACCCCAGTATGCACGCATACTGGTTTAGGCTCCTTCCATTTCGCTCGCCGCTACTTTGGAAATCGAGTTTTCTTTCTTTTCCTCCGGGTACTTAGATGTTTCAGTTCCCCGGGTTCCCGACGTATGGCTATGGATTCACCATACGACAACTGAGGTTTGCTCAGCTGGGTTTCCCCATTCAGATATCTCCGGATCAAAGGATATTTGCTCCTCCCCGAAGCTTTTCGCAGCTTATCACGTCTTTCATCGGCTCTTAGTGCCAAGGCATCCACCCTGCGCTCTTATTAGCTTAACCAATTCGATGTTCACCTGCGGGTGCGGGCTACTAATCTAAGATACATAGCGTTGTATCTCTGGTCTTAGGTTTGTTATTTCACCGTACGTTACGGTTACTTTAACGAGTTTTGTTTGGTTACATCTTGCGATGTAACACCTCGGATGTCTTGATTATGTTTTTATACTTTGACATATAAAAACTAATCTAGATATATTTCAATATGTGGTTTTCAAGGTACATACAAGACGTCATCAGAAACATTAAATGCTTTCCTTTGGCATCATCTGACTGAAGTTTATCAGTCATTCGCTTGCTCGATGGACTCGAACCCACGAATCACTGGTAAAAACCAGCTATATAAAACAGCACTGCCCTGCTGAATCAGGTTAACACATTCTTTAACACAGGCTTCGCTTTTCCCTCCGCCCATTGGAACATGTCCGTTCTATATAAAACACTCATTTGAGTGATTTTTTTAAGTAATCTGGCACCCACCTGCTCTCCCATGCCGTCTCCAGCATAGTACCATCGGCCGCTTAAGTCTTAACCATCGTGTTCGGGATGGGAACGGGTGTCTCCCCTAAGCGCATCGGCACCAGAAATTTCGTGTCTTACTAGTAATGCGTGCACAACGGAATGGAAATGTGTGTTGAAAGCTTGCTTTCATAAGCACATTTGTATTCTGTTGTATAAGCGGCGCAGCCGCGACCGGGCGAACTTGTTCGCAAGGTTACACATTACGGAACTTTGAAACATAAGACTCAACAGTATATAAAACCCTTACTTCTTCTTCCTTAGAAAGGAGGTGATCCAGCCGCACCTTCCGATACGGCTACCTTGTTACGACTTCACCCCAGTTATCAGTCCCGCCTTCGGCAGCTCCCTCCTTACGGTTGGGTCACTGACTTCGGGCGTTACCAACTCCCATGGTGTGACGGGCGGTGTGTACAAGACCCGGGAACGTATTCACCGCGGCATTCTGATCCGCGATTACTAGCGATTCCAGCTTCATGTAGTCGAGTTGCAGACTACAATCCGAACTGAGACGTTATTTTTGGGGTTTGCTCCAGATCGCTCCTTTGCCTCCCTTTGTTTACGCCATTGTAGCACGTGTGTAGCCCAAATCATAAGGGGCATGATGATTTGACGTCATCCCCACCTTCCTCCAGGTTATCCCTGGCAGTCTCCCCAGAGTGCCCAACTTGACTTGCTGGCTACTAAGGATAAGGGTTGCGCTCGTTGCGGGACTTAACCCAACATCTCACGACACGAGCTGACGACAACCATGCACCACCTGTCTGGAATGCCCCGAAGGGAAGGGATCGTTACATCCCGGTCATTCCGATGTCAAGACTTGGTAAGGTTCTTCGCGTTGCTTCGAATTAAACCACATGCTCCACCGCTTGTGCGGGTCCCCGTCAATTCCTTTGAGTTTCATTCTTGCGAACGTACTCCCCAGGTGGAATACTTATTGCGTTAGCGGCGGCACCGAAGAGCTTTGCTCCCCAACACCTAGTATTCATCGTTTACGGCGTGGACTACCAGGGTATCTAATCCTGTTTGCTCCCCACGCTTTCGAGCCTCAACGTCAGTTACAGTCCAGTAAGCCGCCTTCGCCACTGGTGTTCCTCCTAATATCTACGCATTTCACCGCTACACTAGGAATTCCACTTACCTCTCCTGCACTCTAGCACCACAGTTTCCAAAGCAGTCCCGGGGTTGAGCCCCGGGCTTTCACTCCAGACTTGCAGTGCCGTCTACGCTCCCTTTACACCCAGTAAATCCGGATAACGCTTGCCCCCTACGTATTACCGCGGCTGCTGGCACGTAGTTAGCCGGGGCTTCTTAGTCAGGTACCGTCATTTTCTTCCCTGCTGATAGAGCTTTACATACCGAAATACTTCTTCACTCACGCGGCGTCGCTGGATCAGGGTTTCCCCCATTGTCCAATATTCCCCACTGCTGCCTCCCGTAGGAGTTTGGGCCGTGTCTCAGTCCCAATGTGGCCGGTCACCCTCTCAGGTCGGCTACTGATCGTCGGCTTGGTGGGCCGTTACCTCACCAACTACCTAATCAGACGCGGGTCCATCTCATACCACCGGAGTTTTTCACACCGTACCATGCGGCACTGTGTGCTTATGCGGTATTAGCAGTCGTTTCCAACTGTTATCCCCCTGTATGAGGCAGGTTACCCACGCGTTACTCACCCGTCCGCCGCTCAGTCAATTTCAATTCCGTCCGAAAACTTCCTTGAAATCGCTTCGCTCGACTTGCATGTGTTAAGCACGCCGCCAGCGTTCATCCTGAGCCAGGATCGAACTCTCAAATTAAATGGTGTTCAATCCGGGGTCAAAATCAACTAACTAGCTAATTTATTTCCCGTTTTACTTGTTGTTTGGTTCGTATACAATTGCTTGTATTCGTTCTGAAATTTTCTCATTCAAAGCCATCAAACATGGCTTGTTTTATTAGAATTTTCAGGGTTTTACATACTGTTCAATCTTCTGTTTTCAAGGTGCTTCGTGTTGTCCTGCTTTCTTAACAGCAACTCATTTATTCTATCACAGCGTTTCTGTTCTGTCAACACTTTTTTTATTTTTATTTTTTCACTGCTTTTCGACAGCTGGTATATAGTAACACATCTTTATTTCTATGTCAACTACTTTTTTCACTGCCTTGAAGTAAAAAATAATCACTTGGAAATGAGCGGAGAAAGAGGGATTTGAACCCTCGCGCCGGTTGCCCGACCTACACCCTTAGCAGGGGCGCCTCTTCGGCCTCTTGAGTATTTCTCCGTAGTTCATAATTTCCATATGATTGGTCTTTCAAGTAAAAACTTTTCCAGACGCATTGACAATTATACAAGATATAATTCGACTTGTCAACCTATTTTTTGATTTATTTCTTCCTGTATTTTGTCATGTACCATTTCCGCTATCTGGATGGTTTTCATCTTCTGATAATCTTCCGCATAAAGCGGCTTTAAGAAGCAAACCTGCACGGTTTGTTTTCTGGAAGAGTTCTCATCAAAGGGTTTGAAACAATCAATCAGTGCAACCGGCACGATGGGACATTTGGCATTTACGGCGCTTTTAAAAGTTCCTCCCTTAAATGCCAGCAGCTTATTTCCTTCACGGCTACGGGTTCCCTCTGGGAAGATTGCAAAGTTCTTTCCCATTTTTACCTTTTCCGCCATCTTAGTTATGATTTCCATAGAAGCCCTGATGTCCTGGCGGTCTATGGAAAAGCCATCTAATGCCTTGATTACCTGCTTTACTAAAATAAGTCTGGCGGCTTCTTTTTTTACAACTACACTAAAAGGTTGGGGGCAGGCTTCCATAAGAGCCAGTACATCAAACAATCCCTGATGGTTGGGAAACAGGATAAAACCATTTTCAGCGGGCAGATTCTCAACTCCCTGAACCTCAACCTTAATGCGCCCTGTTTTATTTACCGTTTTCACTACATGACGGAGATAATCATAGCGCTGCTCATCGGTATGAGTATCCTTCGGAAGGCCCATCTTCCATATACGGTAAAACCATACAGGAACACGAAAAAGATTTCTTACTACCATATAGAAGATACGATTCATATTTTTAATCCTCCCTGTATCTTTCT encodes the following:
- a CDS encoding aminotransferase class I/II-fold pyridoxal phosphate-dependent enzyme, whose product is MNDTPNLLKKLMEYGESDFYPFHMPGHKRQYHGLFAADFPNPFSIDITEIHGFDNLHHPEGILKESMEWASRVYGSNRTYYLVNGSSSGILSAISGSVSRGGTILMSRNCHKSAFYGVFLNQLSVEYIYPQIIPEFGIQGGLIPEKIEEMLMSHGKIQAVFIVSPTYDGIVSDIKAIADVVHKFRLPLIVDEAHGAHFSFGRDGGFPVSALELGADVVIQSLHKTLPSFTQTAVMHVKEGYVDMGRLDRYVHMYQTSSPSYVLMAGIEGCIRYMAAEGQEQMKLFSGKIGEVRNTLSGMKHLRLLTVQEKGLNGIYDMDLSKIIVSTRGTGKSGSWLDDRLRKEFHLEMEMCGSDYVTAITTLADAQEGLERLYKALVQIDSGLSEENGCEDENRLYQGLERVPESRMTIAQAMDEPRRRIAIPDGEDLISAEFVYVYPPGIPIVVPGEVLKKESIDLIMKYKELGLAVQGMEDEESRELFVVDEAGINVR
- a CDS encoding lysophospholipid acyltransferase family protein, which codes for MNRIFYMVVRNLFRVPVWFYRIWKMGLPKDTHTDEQRYDYLRHVVKTVNKTGRIKVEVQGVENLPAENGFILFPNHQGLFDVLALMEACPQPFSVVVKKEAARLILVKQVIKALDGFSIDRQDIRASMEIITKMAEKVKMGKNFAIFPEGTRSREGNKLLAFKGGTFKSAVNAKCPIVPVALIDCFKPFDENSSRKQTVQVCFLKPLYAEDYQKMKTIQIAEMVHDKIQEEINQKIG